GTCGAGCGATCCTTTAACGGATTGGCAATGCCGAGGTCTCAATATACCAACTCATAtcctgtacttgtaccggtacttgtagcctATACTCCTTATAGACActgaatgtactgtactcatacaagCTGCGAATCCCTCACTCATAGCACCACCACTACTGTCACTCTCGTACCACTTGTCACATTCTTGAGTCATAGCTACTGAAAcaaggaaaaaagaaaaaaacaatatCGTACAGGCGGTAGTATCATGTGCAAACTCAATTGATCTCTTTTCAAAGCGCTAGTTTATCAGATTGGCCCACATGGTGTTAGGCAAAGGCGCAACTCTAACTTAACCGCACGTAGCAGTGCAAGTACGAACCATAACTTTTGCTCAGTCTCGTTCTCTGCAACTCTGCAACAAAGAGGGAGGTGCCAAAGTTGCACTAACGTTAGCCACGGAACCAAAACAAAACGCGGTGTCGACCAGTGGTCGTGTTTTGAAATTGCAGATGTCCCCAATAGGTGACCATACCAATGAACACAGTGTATCAACTGCTCTCGTAACAGTAGGTAGTCAAAAGCcctgtacgagtatgtactgtatgagTACCGAACAGTCGGGATTCCACTTGAATTAAGCCGACAAAGGTtgttacttgtagagaagaCACAGCCAACAGAAGCTGTCAACAGAATGTACTCCTGGATAGATCTGATatcggtacagtatgtaaTTACATACAGGATCTGAAGAGTGACATTGACATTGGAACAAGAGCAGTGTTTCCGAATCGAATATCTCTTTCTCTCTGTGCGCTACAGTGTGTGTACATCAGATAATGCTCATTCGTATTGTGTATCCCCCATACTGGTCTcataccagtacatactcatcTGCAGTAGAAGTAAACCTACTTGCACCGTACTTACTCGTATATTTCATGCGACAAAAACTAACCTACCGATACCGGCGTGCTTAGCCGCATATTAATGTATGCAAAAAATGGACGacaccggaatcgaaccggggacCTCGCGCATGCTAAGCGCATGTGataaccaactacaccagacGCCCTGAAGTTAAAAACTTTCTAATTATGGCCGTCACAATTCGATTTCAGTTCATTAAAGTTTTATATAAAGCTTATCCTGTAATTATCTCAACTTGGTCTTTTCGATTTTAGCACTATTGCTGGTCTCGTTCCGAGTCAGAATGCTTAAGTCTAGACTCTTCCTACTTAAAGATCCTTCGTCTTCACCTCATATTTTCTCTGTTTCTGCGTGTTTAACTACTGAACCACCAGATGACATCTCTGAGAAATATAACTGAAAACCTGAAACTGTAATGGAGATAACCCCTCAGCCTCGGAGTTATAACTATTGACGAGCTCTGGTTACACCCTCCAATCACTCTCATTATACTCCTCGACCATGGTCAGTGAAAGCTTCGAAGTCGCCCATGAGGCTCGTGTCAACCGTCTTCTTAATGCCTCTTCCAATGAGAGCAGAGAGGCTCTTTCGGACGATATCCTTACTCTGATGATCAAGGACGCTGCGGCCTCTCCGGGCCCCGTTGATGGTCCTCCTTCTGATCCCAAAGAAATGGCAGAGGCTTTTCTTAAAACAACGAAACGAGGTCCTCTACAACCGCGGCACTACGGTAGCAGGTTTACCAACGTGCCGGTCCTGCTGTACTTGCAGTTGGTATGGGAAGAGGTCAAGGAGTCCATGCCTCAGCTCGACCAGCATGGTCTGATTGACTTTTCAATCTTGGTTCTGGCGGAGTTAGTCCCTGAGGGCATGCGACAACACGTTACAAGACTGAAGTCTGATTCCTGGGTGGCTCTCAAAGCTAGAATCTGTACCATGTTTGAGCGCGAGGGAGTCGATACGGGGTCGGACTTTGTCTTTACAAACTACTTCAGCAACTGGAAACCGATTGAAGGCCCACTGTTTGTTTCCTGTGCTGCTCTCATGTCCGAACTACTAGCATGTCCCATGGGAATCCCAGGCCTAGCTCTACAAGTTGCTTGTGACCACTTGGCCAATGAGAAAAACTACCCCCAGCTGGCAAAAGACGCGGAGAGATACATCAAGGACCATGTGCCTAGAAACAAACAGAGCTTGGAGACCAACAGGGCCTTTGCTTCTTGCCTGGGGGAGTACGTGGGCAGAAAGCAGCGTGGTTTGAATTAGAGCGGTAGGCGGTTTCAGCCAGCCAGTGTCGGATGTAGAGCATTATATCATATATTTATAAGACTTTTGTGTATTAGAGACCCTACAGATACAAGAGTAACTATATCCACATGTTATTCATTTAAAACCAATTGTCCCCAGTCAACCTGGACAACCCAACGACCGTCCTACATCACAGAACAGGCCTAACATGAAAGCATGACCTAACATGACAGCATGTGTTCACCATATCGTGTCGCAACCCACATTAGGCTTTTGTGGGGACTTCTATCGGCCCTTGGTAACAAATTGACACTCACGTTTTGATATAGGATGTTCCAAAACAACTCAAAGCCTCGCCCGGAAAAAATTACCAAATTTGGATAGTGGACCCTACCTTGTCTAGAATTTCAAATTCCGCTCCcggtggccaagctggtttAAGGCGCGAGACTGTAATGGTATAAATTGTAATCTTGAGATCGGGCGTTCGACTCGCCCCCGGGAGATTTTTTCAGCTACACTTTTTTGGACTTTTTTTGGACCACAGATAATCCCAATTCAACTACCAGTACACGTATCTCACTACACCCACTtctcacaccaacaattCATAATAACTTATATAACTTACACTTATGCAAAACTCGCTTGATTATCACTCCTCCATTCGCTCAAGCTCCTCATCAATGACGGTGTCCACGTATCCAGCCCGTTCGGCGCTGAAGGTGACTCCCATTCGGTCCTCCACGGCCTCTCGCAGCTGCCGTCGCGTCACGGTGTCCAAGTTGGCAGCCGCCAGAGTCTCCTTGACGGCGTTAGAAATGGTCAATTTCTGGTGGTCATCCAAATCAGCACCCAGAGCGTCACCCAAAGATCGAGACCGCTCATGGCCAAGCATGACGGACGACCGGCCACTCATCAGAGACATAGGAGTTGAGGTGGATCGAGTCATGGTCTTTCGCTTGTCGGCCATGGGATCATAGTATGATCCACGGTTACCGACAGATGGGTACATGGCGTAGTGACTGATGACGGACTTGGGACGCGCCTTTCGGCCCGTGTGAGTCGACTGAGCAGGCATAACACTGCCCTCATCAAAATCGCCTCCGAAACCAGACATGAGAGAAGTTGTTCGAGAGTGGTAGGCCTTCTCTGGCTCGTGGTTGAACCGGGCCTGTTCATCGGCAAAAGTCTGCATGTCGTAGCCAAACTCATCCATATACTCGTCTtcgtactcgtcgtcgtttcGGTAGATTTCAGACCGCTTCATTCCGTATCTGGAGTTGAGAACAATACGTCTCTCGGCTCCGGGAACACCAACTCGGTGAGCGTAGTCCGACCAGGTTTCGAGAGGCACGGAAGCTGGATCAAAGCCCGCATCGGCAACTGAAACAAGCTGCTTGCCTCCCTTCTCACCCACAACCACTCGAGTATTACCCCAAGAGAAATTATCCATGTTCCAGAAGGCGTAGATGGGCAGCAGGAAGGAGTGGATTGGGTAGGCTGCCACGTAGATAATCATCCAGCCAACATGCTCCCACTTTCTGTTGATGATGAAAATCAGGGCCTGCAGACCGTAAACTCCTCCAATCATGGCAAGAGAAATGATGGGAATGGCTCCGGTATGAGATGCCAACAGATAGATGAGATAGACGAGGTAGATGCACACAGAGGGCAGCATGAGAGTACCGATCAGATCGATGAACACCACAAATCGCATACcaaagaaacagaaaccaCATAGATGGCTGAGTCGAAGCAGCTCCATCAGATTGTGAACAGTGGAGTTGATccatcgtcgtcgctgaGACAGAAGAATGGCAATGGACTCGGGGGCAGCAGTTTGGGCATGGGCGTCTGGTGTGAACTTGTATCGCATTTTAGGAAAGTACTTGGACATGAGGGTGGTCAGGTATCGATCTTCTCCGAGAGAGAacaagttcttcttgtGCAACGTGTCGACGTTGTTTTCGGCGTACTCTCTGATCACATCGTTGGAAATAATCAGAGGACGTCCTCGATCGGCAGTTCGAAGTCTGTACATACAGAAACATCCAGGAAGACAGGTGACAGAACCAAACAGAGACTCAAAAGCCTTGGCCAGATGATGCGAAATGTAATATTCGTACACCTGGATCATCGTTGTCCACGATTTTTGCTCGTTTTGAAGAGACGTTTCGCCACAGATACCGGCAATTCGAGAATCGTCTGCACAGCATGAAACCATTCGGTTCAGGGAGTCTTCAGAAACAGATGTATCAGCATCAACCATCATAATGTACTCATAGAGCTCAGGGTCGACACCAATAATGTTATTGATGTGTCGGAAGATTTCGAGCTCCAGAGGAGACATGGGGGCTTGGTAATGCACCTTGTTGAAGAACTTCATGAGCATGACCTGCGAGTCTCGCTTACCTCGGTTACCAGGCTTGGAAGTCTCAGATTCCTTGCCGACCTtcacaacaacaacataCGGAGCAATGTTACCCTCAAACTCGTACAGTCCAGAATACACCTTTCCATAATTGAGCTGCTGAGAACCCTCACCGACAGAGTGAAAAGCAAGAGCAGGTGGATTAACCTTGGGATCGACGCCAAAGATGTCAAGGACAATCTGAGGAGTGGTCTTGTCGTTACCATTACCCACAATCATACCGTCACAAATAACAAAAAGCAGCTTTCGTCGGTTGTCATACTTGAGGCAGGTAAGAGAGTCAATGGCGGCACGGAGGGCATCTTCGTCCTCAGTGTAGGCAGGAACCTGGCAAACCACAAACTTATCCTGCATGGAGGGCTGTCTGGATGAGCCAAAACGAACAGCAGAAACGAACTTGATGACAGTGACGGACGAAAGAAGACAAGCCATGGCCAGAAGAATGTAATTGGCAGCCTGACACCGTGCGGAGTCTCTGAAATCCAGCTTTCCGTGGTAAAAAGCGTTGTTGAAACAACTCATGTGGGTCATTTTATCAGCGTCCGGAAGATCCAAGTCCTTCCAAAGGTCTTTGACGTCGGTTCCAGCATTGTTCTGAATCATATCCTTGACTTCGGGAGCCAAAAAATCATACTTCTTGTACAGAGGAGACAGAGAGGGGTCGTTGATGGTCAGGGTATAGAAGTAGTTTGTAAAATCAAATATCTGATCACCCATCATGATCCACATTCGCTGCTGTTGTGTACCCTGCTTCTCcacatccttcttggcaaccACAAGATCTCCCTTGTAATACTGCTTGATCTTAGGGCCAAACTTGTCATTGTACCAGGTGTATTGATGCAGAGCCTGCCCCTCGGCAGGGACCTTCCACGAACCAGAGTAATGAATAGCCTGGGGAATCATGTTAACAGTGTTGTTATACCTCATCCACacatcctcgtcctcaaCAAGTCCCTGACAGGCGACAgtgagaggaggagggaagTAGTCGGTGAGATCCTGGCCAGCAAAGTACATCATGTCGTCGGGATTGGTCTTCATGCCATTATCAGAATGCTGCTGTCTGTAGAACTTGGTCATATCATAAACAGAACCTCTAATACCAACGTAGTAATCATTCTCTCCCTGGTGAGTAtgcagctccttgacgttCCAAGCCTTGTCAAAGTTGGAACAAATGATTCGCTGTAGGAAGATCATGTAGAAGACAATACCCGCGTTGATCAGGAAAATGAAGGCGAAAATAACAAGTTTTTCTCGCCACGCCATTCGCACATCGGGTCGTTTCATTCGACCAATCCACTTGAGAAGAGGAGAGGGGATCCAGAAGGTGAGCAGCCACACAAACGCAACCCACATTCGTCGGTAACCTGAAGTCTTGACAACAACAGTGTCTGTCGTTCCAACAAGATATTCAGGATCAATTCCAAATTCTTGTGCGTCTCTGTACTTGCTGGGATCCATAAGACCCTGGTTCTCATAGCTGGGGTGGGGATAATCAGGATCATCAGAACCATAAGGACCCCCTGGAAGGCCTCCGTCAGGAACCAtagtggtgatgttgggCTCCGCGGGGTGAAGATCTGCCTCGTGGGTATGCATTTCTCGCTCAGTAAGACCGCCTCCATAGTTGCCCATGTTGGCCATGGCAGGATTGACAATGTTGGGCATGTTCATTCCATGGCCGCCCATCTGGTCCATGTAAGAAGCTTGGTGCTGGTCGTATCCGTGGCCACCCATTCCCTGTCcaatggcctcctccaggtgATTCCATGCCGGTTCACTCAACCACGCTCGATGTTGTCCCACAGCAAAGTCCGCAGGGCCCCATCCAAACGTGTCTGCCACCCAGCCCTGCAGAATCATGTAGTCCGAGGGAAAATGCAGAGTTGCGTACCTGTCGGCCAGCTCGTCAAATGCAAAGTCGGCCGTGTAGTCTCTACCAGACCGTTTTCGGATCCACTCCACAAGGGCCCAGTTTCGTACCTGCAGAGAGACGGTAGCTCCAGTCCACTTTTCCAGAATCTCACCCTTGGCGGTTGTGTTGACGGCCACGTTGATAATGTTCCAGATTCGCGAGGTGGTCAGCAACGAAGTCACGTCCAATATGTGCTCGGCAAAGTCGTCTCGAGCAAGAACAGAGAGATTTTCGTCGAGGAAGAAGCGGAAATTAGGGATTAGAAGCCGCTGCATCTGTTGCAGGTTGTGGATCTTTTCGCTATTCCAGGTGGAGAGCACCTTTGTGACGTTTTGAGGTGTTTTAACTACTCTGAAGCCTTCGTCGACCAGCTCTTTAGAAATACCAACCGAGTCGTCAAAAACAGATCGCAGAATGACAGATCGCTCGGAAGGCCCGCACTCGACAATGTTGACGAGCGCCACAATATCGTCTTCAGGCGATCCAGAGTCTCCGACAGGTGCCATATCCATACCCTCCAGAAACTGGTTGAGAAGTCCAACTACAGTTTTGATAAGGGCCACATAAGTCGACGCAATCACCTCATCTGTGGAGTGTTGCTCGAGAGTATCAGGAGACACGCCAATCAAAGCAGTTCCTTCTAGTTTATCAAACTCGTTGCCTTGTCCTAGTAGCAGCAGACCAGACAGTGTAGAGAGAATAGATCTGAGGTTCTGGCCCCTGATTCCACACTGTTTGAGCGAGTCTCTCCAGTCTGTGGCCAAGGCATGGTCGTCTGTGTGCTGCATGTACTCTGGAAGAGTGAATGTTCCTGAGGGCTTGAGAAGATTGTATTCGTCTGCTGGTTTGAGGGACAAGTGGTCGATTTCTGAGTCGGTGGCGGCCAATAGTAGATTGTAGAAAACGGTGAAGGCCCGGTTGTCCTTTTCGTGAGGCAGGTGTGTCAGCATTTTGACCGAGGACAGGGGCAGGTCTGACAGCATGATTCGAGTTTTGCACACGTTTCCGTCGGCGTCCAGAGAGACGCAGACAGACAGGCCATTGTGCAGCAGTGTGTCGACGTTTTCAGGTGTCTGGGCCGTCAGAAACGGCTCCAGCACGTTGAGGGCCGTGGCTGTCTGGGGCGGGATGTTGGGGAACTCTTGCAGACATGCCAGGAAAGAAGAGGGGGCTGACGGTATCGATGATCTGTGTTAGTGGCATTCAATAGGTGGTTTGGAGGTAGCATCAGGGAGAAGTAATGCTTCTTGCATCCAAACAGCTTTGTTGCGTTGAGGCAGTAGCATTGAAATTCAGGACGCAGGACGTATGGTCATGAAGACGTTCGCTCATGATGTAGTTCCTCTGCCAGAGCCGTGGCTCGTTCCGTCAGTTGTACTCACCCAATAAAAATACTCTGATCTTCGGAACGCTTCCAGGCGTGCTCCCACACGGAGTTGAGGAAATCGATGTCAATGTGGccgtcaaggacgagcACCGAGGTGGAATCGATTCGAAGCGAACGATCTGCGGAGTTGTACTGCTGGTGTAGGGTGCCGAGCAGCGCCGAGGTCGATATTGGCACCGCGGCGGAAGACAGCGGAGGCAC
This genomic interval from Yarrowia lipolytica chromosome 1E, complete sequence contains the following:
- a CDS encoding uncharacterized protein (Compare to YALI0E22132g, no similarity possibly noncoding), which gives rise to MVSESFEVAHEARVNRLLNASSNESREALSDDILTLMIKDAAASPGPVDGPPSDPKEMAEAFLKTTKRGPLQPRHYGSRFTNVPVLLYLQLVWEEVKESMPQLDQHGLIDFSILVLAELVPEGMRQHVTRLKSDSWVALKARICTMFEREGVDTGSDFVFTNYFSNWKPIEGPLFVSCAALMSELLACPMGIPGLALQVACDHLANEKNYPQLAKDAERYIKDHVPRNKQSLETNRAFASCLGEYVGRKQRGLN
- a CDS encoding uncharacterized protein (Compare to YALI0E22198g, similar to uniprot|Q8TF96 Aspergillus oryzae Chitin synthase); amino-acid sequence: MNVPPLSSAAVPISTSALLGTLHQQYNSADRSLRIDSTSVLVLDGHIDIDFLNSVWEHAWKRSEDQSIFIGSSIPSAPSSFLACLQEFPNIPPQTATALNVLEPFLTAQTPENVDTLLHNGLSVCVSLDADGNVCKTRIMLSDLPLSSVKMLTHLPHEKDNRAFTVFYNLLLAATDSEIDHLSLKPADEYNLLKPSGTFTLPEYMQHTDDHALATDWRDSLKQCGIRGQNLRSILSTLSGLLLLGQGNEFDKLEGTALIGVSPDTLEQHSTDEVIASTYVALIKTVVGLLNQFLEGMDMAPVGDSGSPEDDIVALVNIVECGPSERSVILRSVFDDSVGISKELVDEGFRVVKTPQNVTKVLSTWNSEKIHNLQQMQRLLIPNFRFFLDENLSVLARDDFAEHILDVTSLLTTSRIWNIINVAVNTTAKGEILEKWTGATVSLQVRNWALVEWIRKRSGRDYTADFAFDELADRYATLHFPSDYMILQGWVADTFGWGPADFAVGQHRAWLSEPAWNHLEEAIGQGMGGHGYDQHQASYMDQMGGHGMNMPNIVNPAMANMGNYGGGLTEREMHTHEADLHPAEPNITTMVPDGGLPGGPYGSDDPDYPHPSYENQGLMDPSKYRDAQEFGIDPEYLVGTTDTVVVKTSGYRRMWVAFVWLLTFWIPSPLLKWIGRMKRPDVRMAWREKLVIFAFIFLINAGIVFYMIFLQRIICSNFDKAWNVKELHTHQGENDYYVGIRGSVYDMTKFYRQQHSDNGMKTNPDDMMYFAGQDLTDYFPPPLTVACQGLVEDEDVWMRYNNTVNMIPQAIHYSGSWKVPAEGQALHQYTWYNDKFGPKIKQYYKGDLVVAKKDVEKQGTQQQRMWIMMGDQIFDFTNYFYTLTINDPSLSPLYKKYDFLAPEVKDMIQNNAGTDVKDLWKDLDLPDADKMTHMSCFNNAFYHGKLDFRDSARCQAANYILLAMACLLSSVTVIKFVSAVRFGSSRQPSMQDKFVVCQVPAYTEDEDALRAAIDSLTCLKYDNRRKLLFVICDGMIVGNGNDKTTPQIVLDIFGVDPKVNPPALAFHSVGEGSQQLNYGKVYSGLYEFEGNIAPYVVVVKVGKESETSKPGNRGKRDSQVMLMKFFNKVHYQAPMSPLELEIFRHINNIIGVDPELYEYIMMVDADTSVSEDSLNRMVSCCADDSRIAGICGETSLQNEQKSWTTMIQVYEYYISHHLAKAFESLFGSVTCLPGCFCMYRLRTADRGRPLIISNDVIREYAENNVDTLHKKNLFSLGEDRYLTTLMSKYFPKMRYKFTPDAHAQTAAPESIAILLSQRRRWINSTVHNLMELLRLSHLCGFCFFGMRFVVFIDLIGTLMLPSVCIYLVYLIYLLASHTGAIPIISLAMIGGVYGLQALIFIINRKWEHVGWMIIYVAAYPIHSFLLPIYAFWNMDNFSWGNTRVVVGEKGGKQLVSVADAGFDPASVPLETWSDYAHRVGVPGAERRIVLNSRYGMKRSEIYRNDDEYEDEYMDEFGYDMQTFADEQARFNHEPEKAYHSRTTSLMSGFGGDFDEGSVMPAQSTHTGRKARPKSVISHYAMYPSVGNRGSYYDPMADKRKTMTRSTSTPMSLMSGRSSVMLGHERSRSLGDALGADLDDHQKLTISNAVKETLAAANLDTVTRRQLREAVEDRMGVTFSAERAGYVDTVIDEELERMEE